In the genome of Myxococcus stipitatus, one region contains:
- a CDS encoding AAA family ATPase, whose protein sequence is MNFRFQCWVQRHASGRVTLTPLSLPHLSVHADTVEKATEELMLALDDQLTRIHPRRVPEFIAATGATARPMTVPLVPVWGAEQNSLAPLTFLGTVAPTHQSYVGLYLPRLETHWWFQGKTVPDEATDRLRDQLENHSDARLLALRADGPEALIDVEVRATPTRLTALSPRQLRMDIRPPPLPPDAPSEPGESSNDDSEEPRDEEDTWEPRKRVQRQDPSAKPSKPPPTPTLDRIGVPWHRLAADGQLDPAYEQQALVTLLRTRLAEKEAPALVLVGPSGVGKSAVLHALAEALRARTATAEERKRPFFFVDGSRLIAGEGMWGDWQQQVMKSVREANESHAILALGHAIDLLDAGKSAHSDQNVAQLLLPLLSTREVAVVAEATPESWALVERRNASFARLFSVIRVEEPSSESLARILSLVAKETPGATPLEVLPEALEECRFLCRRFLPYGAQVGNAVAFLRRLLSACAHTAQPRVTRWDAVRQFASESGIPESLLRDDMPLEPAQVRDFLSTRVLGQQAAVERVASVVSVLKSGLADTRKPLGSLLFVGPTGVGKTELSKALAELLFGSRERMVRLDMGEYAGPDALVRLLGDSSTPGYLSATVRRQPFCVVLLDEIEKAHPAVHDSLLGVLGEGRLTDASGRFTDFRNAVIVLTSNLGADTWRARVGFDSLGGTPDSAALRTHYLAEVQRFFRPEMFNRLDDTIVFSPLSAELLRKLVVREVDAIRRRSGLSRHDAMLEVSESALDWLSARGFDPRYGARPLKRALERELVVPVAAWLAEHPRGGPVCLHIEAGQEHLTLRAEGLGGETEGLGRQPIEQVLEDAAALRAEVQRWSHSPPMVALRRELTVFDKMSRQPSFWEERSLAEDVARKSGDARELDKTFRECAQQTEAIEDLLFEAHLSRAVDQAESLAREVTSLRKAFLPLRERLYSSLYEYAKGATLILVPGRGGWNRACFLARAYEGWCQRHSLSYKRYVFRKPTPKEGEKEKASKVRVPEVWIEEKVDATVAELKPVPLAYAVRISGPTLPMLLASEHGVHRFIEGSQATLVKVHFSSHPRDTTSALPELGELEKKLSRQEVRRVRPGSTETSGGSVEDLRTQARVRYDAGSLRLDELLESWMNWRVFTATEKD, encoded by the coding sequence ATGAACTTTCGCTTTCAATGTTGGGTGCAGCGGCACGCCAGCGGACGGGTGACACTCACCCCGCTGTCCCTACCGCACCTCTCCGTGCACGCGGACACGGTGGAGAAGGCCACCGAGGAGTTGATGCTGGCGTTGGATGACCAGCTCACTCGCATCCACCCCCGCCGCGTCCCCGAGTTCATCGCGGCGACAGGCGCCACCGCGCGCCCCATGACGGTGCCCCTGGTTCCCGTCTGGGGCGCCGAGCAGAACTCGCTGGCCCCCCTCACCTTCCTGGGCACCGTCGCGCCCACCCACCAGTCCTACGTCGGGCTGTACCTGCCCCGGCTGGAGACGCATTGGTGGTTCCAGGGCAAGACGGTGCCCGACGAGGCCACGGACCGGCTGCGCGACCAATTGGAGAACCACTCGGATGCGCGGCTCCTGGCGCTGCGCGCGGATGGACCGGAGGCGCTCATCGACGTGGAGGTGCGGGCCACGCCCACGCGCCTGACCGCGCTCAGCCCTCGCCAGCTCCGCATGGACATCCGCCCGCCTCCACTTCCACCGGATGCGCCAAGCGAGCCCGGAGAGTCGAGCAACGACGACTCCGAGGAGCCCCGCGACGAAGAGGACACGTGGGAGCCTCGCAAGCGCGTGCAGCGGCAGGACCCGAGCGCGAAGCCCTCGAAGCCGCCGCCGACGCCCACGCTGGACCGCATCGGCGTGCCCTGGCATCGGCTCGCGGCCGACGGACAGCTGGACCCGGCCTACGAGCAGCAGGCCCTGGTGACGCTGCTGCGCACGCGGCTGGCCGAAAAGGAAGCCCCGGCCCTGGTGCTGGTGGGCCCCTCGGGCGTGGGCAAGTCGGCCGTGCTGCATGCGCTCGCGGAGGCCCTGCGAGCGCGCACCGCCACCGCCGAGGAGCGCAAGCGCCCCTTCTTCTTCGTCGATGGCAGTCGCCTCATCGCCGGTGAGGGCATGTGGGGTGACTGGCAGCAGCAGGTGATGAAGTCCGTGCGCGAGGCCAACGAGTCGCACGCCATCCTCGCGCTGGGCCATGCCATCGATCTGCTCGACGCGGGCAAGAGTGCGCACAGCGACCAGAACGTGGCGCAGCTGCTGCTCCCGCTGCTCTCCACCCGCGAGGTCGCCGTCGTGGCCGAGGCCACCCCGGAGTCCTGGGCCTTGGTGGAGCGCCGCAACGCCAGCTTCGCGCGCCTCTTCTCGGTCATCCGCGTGGAGGAGCCGTCCTCGGAGTCGCTGGCCCGCATCCTCTCGCTCGTGGCGAAGGAGACGCCGGGCGCCACGCCCCTGGAGGTATTGCCCGAGGCGCTGGAGGAGTGCCGCTTCCTGTGCCGTCGCTTCCTTCCGTACGGCGCGCAGGTGGGCAACGCGGTGGCGTTCCTCCGCCGGCTGCTCTCCGCCTGTGCCCACACGGCCCAGCCCCGCGTCACGCGCTGGGACGCCGTGCGCCAGTTCGCGTCCGAGTCCGGCATCCCGGAGTCCCTCCTGCGCGATGACATGCCGCTGGAGCCCGCGCAGGTCCGCGACTTCCTCTCCACGCGGGTGCTGGGCCAGCAGGCCGCGGTGGAGCGCGTGGCGTCCGTCGTGTCCGTGCTCAAGTCGGGGCTGGCGGACACGCGCAAGCCGCTGGGCTCCCTGCTCTTCGTCGGCCCCACGGGCGTCGGAAAGACGGAGCTGTCCAAGGCGCTGGCGGAGCTGCTGTTCGGCTCGCGCGAGCGGATGGTCCGCCTGGACATGGGCGAGTACGCGGGCCCCGACGCGTTGGTGCGCTTGCTGGGGGATTCCTCGACGCCGGGCTATCTCTCCGCCACCGTGCGACGGCAGCCCTTCTGCGTGGTGCTGCTGGACGAAATCGAGAAGGCCCACCCCGCCGTCCATGACTCGCTGCTGGGCGTGCTCGGCGAGGGCCGGCTCACGGATGCGTCGGGCCGCTTCACCGACTTCCGCAACGCCGTCATCGTGCTCACCAGCAACCTGGGCGCGGACACGTGGCGCGCGCGCGTGGGCTTCGACTCGCTGGGCGGGACGCCCGACAGCGCGGCGCTGCGCACGCACTACCTGGCGGAGGTACAGCGCTTCTTCCGTCCGGAGATGTTCAACCGCCTGGACGACACCATCGTCTTCTCGCCCCTGTCGGCGGAGCTGCTGCGCAAGCTCGTGGTGCGCGAGGTGGACGCCATCCGCCGCCGCTCCGGCTTGTCGCGGCACGACGCGATGCTGGAGGTCTCCGAGTCCGCGCTGGACTGGCTGTCGGCGCGCGGCTTCGACCCTCGCTACGGCGCGCGCCCCCTCAAGCGGGCCCTGGAGCGGGAGCTCGTGGTGCCCGTGGCGGCCTGGCTCGCGGAGCATCCTCGAGGCGGTCCGGTGTGCCTCCACATCGAGGCCGGTCAAGAGCACCTCACGCTGCGCGCGGAGGGCCTGGGGGGAGAGACGGAGGGCCTGGGCCGGCAGCCCATCGAACAGGTCCTGGAAGATGCCGCCGCGTTGCGCGCGGAGGTGCAGCGCTGGAGCCACTCGCCGCCCATGGTGGCGCTGCGCCGGGAGCTGACCGTCTTCGACAAGATGTCCCGCCAGCCGTCCTTCTGGGAGGAGCGCTCGCTCGCTGAGGACGTGGCGAGAAAGTCCGGAGACGCTCGCGAGCTGGACAAGACCTTCCGCGAGTGCGCCCAGCAGACGGAGGCCATCGAGGACCTGCTGTTCGAGGCCCACCTGTCGCGCGCGGTCGACCAGGCCGAGTCGCTCGCGCGGGAGGTGACCTCGCTGCGCAAGGCGTTCCTCCCGTTGAGGGAGCGGCTGTACTCCAGCCTCTATGAGTATGCGAAGGGCGCCACGCTGATTCTCGTTCCGGGCCGGGGCGGCTGGAACCGGGCCTGCTTCCTCGCGCGGGCCTACGAAGGCTGGTGCCAGCGGCACTCGCTCTCCTACAAGCGATACGTCTTCCGCAAGCCCACGCCCAAGGAGGGGGAGAAGGAGAAGGCCTCCAAGGTCCGCGTGCCGGAGGTCTGGATCGAGGAGAAGGTCGACGCCACGGTGGCCGAGCTCAAGCCCGTGCCCCTCGCCTACGCCGTGCGCATCTCCGGGCCGACGCTGCCCATGCTCCTCGCGTCCGAGCACGGAGTGCACCGCTTCATCGAAGGCAGCCAGGCGACGCTGGTGAAGGTGCACTTCTCCTCGCACCCTCGCGACACGACGTCGGCGCTCCCGGAGCTCGGTGAGCTGGAGAAGAAGCTCTCCCGCCAGGAAGTCCGGCGGGTTCGTCCAGGCTCGACGGAGACCTCGGGCGGCTCCGTGGAGGACCTGCGGACGCAAGCGCGCGTGCGCTACGACGCGGGCTCGCTGCGCCTGGATGAGCTGCTGGAGAGCTGGATGAACTGGCGCGTGTTCACCGCCACGGAGAAGGACTGA
- a CDS encoding OprO/OprP family phosphate-selective porin, translating into MARPSPHHRLSTFAAGLVLLLAPLAAAQTAPPPTQTPASSEGAVIKATPEGFSIASADKAFLLKLRGYVQMDGRFFESKADRSGATTFLMRRARPVLEGTLFQLFDFRLMADFAPNVPPLWDAYLEFRPRKEVRVRVGRFRPPVGLERNQSALNVPFIERALPTDLVPNRDVGVMVHGELFGGVLAYAVGGFNGTADGANADSNIDDSFDLAARVFAHPFRATDLHLLSGLGLGVAASRGNQFGSASTTGEAPLRTMGQQTFFIFRTGAGAGQTVMAHGEHTRISPQGYFYAGPLGALAEYVSSTQEVNLGEQHARLRFEAWQATATWVLFGGKAAYEGIKPTDPFGAASGGWGAVEIGGRFTELDVDPDAFPLFADPTVSARHAKGWGAVANWYLNNNVRVAATYDHTTFKGGAVDGDRIPESVIMSRFQVSW; encoded by the coding sequence ATGGCACGTCCCTCACCGCATCATCGACTCTCCACCTTCGCCGCGGGGCTGGTGCTGCTCCTGGCGCCGCTCGCCGCGGCCCAGACAGCTCCACCTCCAACCCAGACACCCGCCTCCTCGGAGGGCGCCGTCATCAAGGCGACCCCGGAGGGCTTCTCCATCGCCTCCGCGGACAAGGCGTTCCTGCTGAAGCTGCGCGGCTACGTCCAGATGGACGGCCGGTTCTTCGAGAGCAAGGCGGACCGCTCCGGCGCCACCACGTTCCTCATGCGGCGCGCGCGGCCCGTCCTGGAGGGGACGCTCTTCCAGCTGTTCGACTTCCGACTGATGGCGGACTTCGCGCCCAACGTGCCGCCGCTCTGGGACGCGTACCTGGAGTTCCGTCCGCGCAAGGAGGTGCGCGTGCGGGTGGGCCGGTTCCGTCCTCCCGTGGGATTGGAGCGCAACCAGTCCGCGCTCAACGTCCCGTTCATCGAGCGCGCGCTGCCCACGGACCTGGTGCCCAACCGCGACGTGGGTGTGATGGTGCATGGGGAGCTGTTCGGAGGCGTGCTGGCCTACGCGGTGGGCGGCTTCAACGGCACCGCGGATGGCGCGAACGCCGACAGCAACATCGACGACAGCTTCGACCTGGCGGCGCGTGTGTTCGCGCATCCGTTCCGCGCCACGGACCTGCACCTGCTCTCGGGGCTGGGGCTGGGCGTCGCCGCCTCGCGCGGCAACCAGTTCGGTTCGGCGTCCACGACGGGTGAGGCGCCGCTGCGCACCATGGGGCAGCAGACCTTCTTCATCTTCCGCACGGGCGCGGGGGCGGGGCAGACGGTGATGGCCCATGGCGAGCACACCCGCATCTCACCGCAAGGCTACTTCTACGCCGGCCCGCTGGGCGCGCTGGCCGAGTACGTGAGCTCCACGCAGGAGGTGAACCTGGGCGAACAGCATGCGCGCCTGCGCTTCGAGGCCTGGCAGGCCACGGCGACGTGGGTGCTCTTCGGCGGCAAGGCGGCCTACGAGGGCATCAAGCCCACGGACCCGTTCGGTGCCGCGTCGGGAGGGTGGGGCGCGGTGGAGATTGGAGGCCGCTTCACGGAGCTCGACGTCGACCCGGATGCGTTCCCCCTCTTCGCGGACCCGACGGTCTCCGCACGCCACGCGAAAGGCTGGGGCGCCGTCGCCAACTGGTACCTCAACAACAACGTCCGCGTCGCCGCCACGTATGACCACACGACGTTCAAGGGGGGCGCCGTCGACGGAGACCGCATTCCCGAGTCCGTCATCATGTCCCGCTTCCAGGTGAGCTGGTGA
- a CDS encoding aminotransferase class V-fold PLP-dependent enzyme — MEASRARLIESIRSSVLGEGRVLDGPYGPRRLTYADHAASGRSLAFIEDFIRDHVLPLYANTHSETSGTGAQTTRFREDARDVIHRAVGGGPDDVVLFCGSGATGAVCKLIDILNLRIPADLDARFDLRSRIPPAQRPVVFVGPYEHHSNDLPWRESIADVVTIDEDGDGRIDQAHLERELERYQHRPLRIGSFSAASNVTGILSDQEGIGALLRRYGALSFWDFAAAGPYIRVEMNGREGCPRVEKDAAFLSPHKFIGGPGTTGVLVVKRKLLGNRIPTVPGGGTVSYVSGSEHIYQSDPVHREEGGTPAIVDSIRAGLVFQLREAVSVETIDALEQGFVRRALAHWGGNPSLRILGNPSLRRLPIVSFLVRHGDAYLHHNFVVALLNDLFGIQARGGCSCAGPYGHRLLGIDPVTSHRFQDVIVQGTDGVKPGWVRLGFNYFLSETTFDFLLDAVDFVSAEGWKFLPHYALDPVTGQWRHRGHQRTLRRLSDLSYTSGVSESPMPGPSAPESELPSYVTWARSLTSRVLHDAAEGAGADASLSPAAERLRWFPLPEEVREVLTREHAAATPEAPFRLQRA; from the coding sequence ATGGAAGCGAGTCGTGCGAGGCTGATTGAGTCCATCCGGAGTTCCGTGCTCGGTGAGGGGAGGGTGCTCGACGGGCCCTATGGACCCCGGCGGCTCACCTATGCGGACCATGCCGCGTCCGGGCGCTCGTTGGCGTTCATCGAGGACTTCATCCGGGACCACGTCCTCCCGCTCTACGCCAACACGCATTCGGAGACGTCCGGCACCGGTGCGCAGACGACGCGCTTTCGCGAGGATGCCCGCGACGTCATCCATCGGGCGGTGGGCGGCGGGCCCGATGACGTCGTGCTCTTCTGTGGCTCCGGTGCGACGGGCGCGGTCTGCAAGCTCATCGACATCCTGAACCTGCGCATCCCCGCGGACCTCGATGCGCGCTTCGACTTGCGCTCGCGCATCCCGCCCGCACAGCGCCCCGTGGTCTTCGTGGGCCCCTACGAGCACCACAGCAACGACCTGCCCTGGCGCGAGTCCATCGCCGACGTCGTCACCATCGACGAGGATGGTGACGGCCGCATCGACCAGGCCCACCTGGAGCGCGAGCTGGAGCGGTATCAGCACCGCCCGCTGCGCATCGGCAGCTTCTCCGCCGCCAGCAACGTCACCGGCATCCTCAGCGACCAGGAGGGAATCGGCGCGCTCCTGCGGCGGTACGGTGCGCTCTCCTTCTGGGACTTCGCCGCCGCGGGCCCGTACATCCGCGTGGAGATGAACGGACGCGAGGGCTGCCCACGCGTGGAGAAGGACGCGGCGTTCCTGTCCCCGCACAAGTTCATCGGCGGCCCGGGCACGACGGGCGTGCTCGTGGTGAAGCGCAAGCTCCTGGGCAACCGCATCCCCACCGTGCCCGGAGGCGGCACGGTGTCGTACGTGAGCGGCAGCGAGCACATCTACCAGAGCGACCCCGTGCACCGGGAGGAGGGCGGCACTCCGGCCATCGTCGACTCCATCCGCGCGGGGCTCGTCTTCCAGCTGCGCGAAGCGGTGAGCGTGGAGACCATCGACGCGCTGGAGCAGGGGTTCGTCCGGCGCGCGCTCGCGCACTGGGGTGGCAATCCGTCGCTGCGCATCCTGGGCAATCCGTCGCTGCGGCGGCTGCCCATCGTGAGCTTCCTGGTGCGCCACGGAGATGCCTACCTGCACCACAACTTCGTGGTGGCCCTGCTCAATGACCTGTTTGGCATCCAGGCGCGTGGAGGCTGTTCGTGTGCGGGGCCCTACGGCCATCGCCTGCTCGGCATCGACCCCGTCACCAGCCACCGCTTCCAGGACGTCATCGTGCAGGGCACGGATGGCGTGAAGCCCGGCTGGGTGCGGCTGGGCTTCAACTACTTCCTCTCCGAGACGACGTTCGACTTCCTGCTCGACGCGGTGGACTTCGTCTCCGCCGAGGGCTGGAAGTTCCTGCCGCACTACGCGCTGGACCCGGTGACGGGCCAGTGGAGGCATCGCGGCCACCAGCGCACGCTGCGGCGCCTGAGCGACCTCTCGTACACGAGCGGCGTGAGCGAGTCCCCCATGCCCGGTCCCTCCGCGCCGGAGTCGGAGCTCCCCTCGTATGTGACGTGGGCGCGGAGCCTCACCTCGCGCGTGCTCCACGATGCGGCGGAAGGCGCGGGTGCCGATGCCTCGCTCTCTCCCGCCGCCGAACGCCTGCGCTGGTTCCCGCTGCCCGAAGAGGTGCGAGAAGTCCTGACGCGCGAGCACGCCGCGGCGACGCCCGAGGCGCCCTTCCGGCTTCAGCGGGCATGA